The Kribbella sp. NBC_00662 nucleotide sequence CCGGACTGCTGGTCGCCGGCCTGTTGCACGGGCCAGCTCTGCCCGCCCCATTGCTGGTCGGCGGTCGGCTGACCGTTCTCTTGTCCGTTCTGTTGCCAGTTCTGCGTCTCGGCAGTCGCCTGTGGACTCCACGGCCCCGACTCCTGCATCGCATGCTGCTGTTGTGTGGGCTGGTCGCCCCAGAGCTGGACCGGGACAGGCTGTTCCTGCGTGGCGTCGTCGGCGTCCGGCATGGTCCACAGCGGCGCGGCGGGACGGTCCGGTGTCTGCAGGTCCACTTCGTCGCTGGCCTCGACACCCCACGACGGCTGGTCGCTCGACTGCTGGTCGTCCGGGTCCTCGGCCTGGCTGCCCCAGTCCGGCTGCAGCTGCGCCGCCACCTCGGCGGCGTCCGCAGCCTGAACCTCCGGGTCGTCACTCACGTCAGCGTCCGCAACCGGCACGCCGGGCTGAGCCTCCTCCTTCGGCGTCGGTGCGAACCTCGGCTGCTCGGTGAAGCTGACGTCCGACCAGCCCTCGGTCGGCTCGGCGACCTGACCGGCGTCGGTGGTCTCGTTCGGCGAGGGAGCGAGCTTCAAGGTCCAGCTGCCGGCCGGTTCCTCGGCCTGCACAGTCGGTACGCCGGCAGCCGTCGTACCCTGCTCTGCCGCGAGCTCCTCGTCCGTGACCTCGCGCTGTGTCCAGTGCTCCGGGGGAGCGGGCGCGATCTCCGGCGCGCCCCAGGTCGCCCGGGCACGCTCGGCCGCACTGGGCTCGGGAGTCTGGGCGGGCTCGTCCGGAGTCACCGCGCGCAGGCGTGGTCCGCCGTTCGTCTGCGTACCGTCGGCCGGCTCGAGGTCCCAGAGCTGCGGAGTCGGCGTCGGCTGCCACCAGTCGACAGCCTCCGGCTGCTCGTGCTGAGCCTCCTGCACCGACTCCTGCACCGACTCCTGCACCGACTCCTGCACCGACTCCTGTACCGAACGCAGCCCAGGACCAGCCGCCTCACCCGCAACCGCCTCCTGCCGAACCGGCTCGTGCTGCACCGGCTCGTGCTGGACCGGTTCTGCGGGCTCGGCAATGGCTTCCTGCTCGATCTCGGTCTGGTTGGTCCACTTCTCGCCGTTCCAGAAGCGGATGGTGTTCGGCTGGCCGGTGGGGTCGGGATACCAGCCGGCGGGCGGGTTGCTCATCCGCGCCCTCGCTCGGCGGTCGGCGCGAACGGACGACGCGCAAACGCACGAAGTACGCCGTTGTCGGCACGGAACTGGCCCCGGACGTTCATGTGTTCACCGTAACTTCAGCTCGTGTCAGTCGGACCGATCGGACCGGCTCAGACACCGTCCTCTTCGCCGAGGCTGAACGCCGCCTCCAGGTCGTGGCTGGAGTACGCGCGGAACGCGATGTGCGTCTCGGTGCTGAGTACGCCGGGCACCCGGTTGACGTGCTCGGGGATGACCGTGGCCAGGTCGTCGTGCCGCGCGACCCGGACGAGCGCGATCAGGTCGAGCCCGCCGGTGACGGAGTACACCTCGCTGACGCCCTCGATCGCCGCCACCTGCTCGGCGACTTCCGGGATCCGTGCGACGTCGGCCTTGATGAACACGATCGCGGTGACCATGCCGTCCTCTCCTCAGAACTCACACTCAGCAAACATTCAGCACACCTAGACCCGCTGAAGCATAGTGGGATCGAGGCCCCGCAACGCCCTCGCCGTCGGTTCGTCCGCGGGCAGGAACGCCTCCATCCGCAGCTCCGACACCGTCACGTCAATCGCCGTACCGAACCTGGTCAGCGTGGTGACGAGATGCAGGTCACCGTCGGGCGAGCGGAGCTGGAGCGGGACGGCGAGACCCAGGTGGTCCGGAGCCGGCCGAGGCGGGATCACCGCGATGAGCTCTTGGATGAGAGCATCCGACGACGGCGACGGGTACTGTGCGGCCTCGCGGGTCAGCGCGTCGATCACGTGCCAGGACCACTGGGCGAGGTTGACGATCCGGGGAGCCAGTCCGGCAGGATCCAGCAGCAGCCGGGGGAGGTTGACGGGCGGCGTCAGCAGATGCGCCGCCGCGTCGGCCGTGAGGACGTCGAACGCGTGATTGGCGCGGACCAGGTTGCCGATGCGGTCGACGACGACGGCCGGATACGGGCGGTGACCCTCGAGGATCGTGGTCAGCGCGGTCCGGATCGCCTCGAGCCCGGGCGCGGCGTACGGCGTCTCGTCGTACGCCGGTGCGTATCCGCCGGCGAGCAGCAACGCGTTCCGTTCGCGCAGCGGGACCTGGAGCGACTCGGCGAGCCGGATGACCATCTCGCGCCCCGGCGACGACCGGCCGCTCTCGATGAAGCTGACGTGCCGCTGGGTCGTCCCCGCGCGGATCGCCAGCTCGAGCTGACTCACTCGTCGCCGGGTCCGCCACGACCGCAGCCCTGCGGACAACTCTGATGCCATGCCGCAGTTCTAACCCATGCCACCGACAATCCATACCCAGCAGGGAATTGTCGGTGCACAACGCCTCCCGGCAAGGTCGTCGCCATGAACAGCAAAGACCTTGCAACCCGCTATGTAGCAGTCTGGAACGAGCCCGATGCCGACGCCCGCCGGAAGACGATCGAGGAGCTGTGGACGGAGGACGGCGTACACCTCCTCGAGCCGCCTGCAGAGATCGTCAAGCGCGCGACCGAGATCGGCGTCACCGCAACCCTCGAGGCTCGCGGCCACGACGAGCTCGTCCGTCGGGTCACCCGGGCGTACGACGAGTTCGTCGCGCCCGGGCAGTACGAATTCGTCCCGCACGGCGAGCCGGCCGCACTCCGCGACCTGGTCAAGCTCCGCTGGGCGATGGTCCCGGCCGGCGGCGGAGAGGCACTTGCCATCGGCATCGATCTGCTCCTGCTCGCCCCCGACGGCCGAATCCTGACCGACTACCAGTTCGTCGAGGTCTAACCGACGCGGGCAGGTCCGAGCGGACGCAGGTGCCGGCGGCGTTCGGTGGGGTGGTGGTGGGCGTCGGAGTGGGAGTTGTCGAGGCGGGTGAGGTGCCGGCCGGCGCCGCTGACCGGGCAGGTCCAGGTGCCGTCCATCTCGACCAGGCGGATGCCGGGGAGCTCGAGCCAGCGCAGGATCAGCTCGATCTCTTCCGGCGACGCCGCGGCGACCGGGCCGATGCCGGGGAGCACGGTCTCGGCCGATGCACGAAGCATCTCCAGATGCGGCCGCGGGTCCGTGCCCCGCGGCGTGAATCCGGCCGCCGCGAGCCGGCCACGGCGGATCACGTGCAGCTCCCAGCCGCCGTCCTCGGTCCGCCGGGCCGCGCAGATCTCCGCGCACCCGGTCACCGACGCCATCCGCTGCATCCGCGCCGAACTCCGCACGAACGCGCTCAACCGATCGCGATGTACGGCGGCGTCCTCGAACCGCTCGTCCGCCGACAACAGGTCGATCCGCCGGTCCAGCGCCTCGACGACCGGAGTCGGATCCACGGTCAGCGCAGTCCGCAGCCCGGCCACGAATTCGCCGTACGAATCCATCGAGATCCGCCCGTCGCAGGGCGCGACACACCGCCCCATCTCGGCCAGCACACACGGCGACAACGACGGGTGTTTCGACATCCGCGCGGTGCACTGCCGGATCGGGAACGCCTCGTGCAGCGCGGCCATCGCCCGCTCGGCCGTCTTCCGCGAGCTGAACGGCCCGAGGTACCCGGCGTCGTCGTCGCGCACCTGTTTGACCAGCGACAGGCGCGGAAACGGCTCGACCGTGACCTTCAGCCAATGCTGCCGCTCGGGGAACTTCGACCGCCGGTTGTACCGCGGCTTGTGCTCCGCGATCAGCCGCAGCTCGCGTACTTCGGCCTCCAGCGGCGTCCCGCACTCGATCCCGCGGACGCCGGTCGCGATGCCGACCATCTCGCCGATCCGGTTGCGGGTCTCGGAGGCGGTGAAGTACGACCGGACGCGGGTGCGCAGGTCCTTGGACTTCCCGACGTACAGCACCTCGCCGCGGTCGTCGGTGAACAGGTACACACCCGGTGCGTGCGGCAACGTTTCGGCCAGGTGGCGCTTGGCCCGGACGGCCGGCGCGACCCGCGACGAGTACGTCTGCAGGTCCTCCAACGTTTGCACGCCCAACGAGCCGACCCGCTCGAACAAACCGTGCAGCACGTCGACCGTCGCGCGCGCGTCGGACAGGGCCCGGTGGTTCGGGGTCGTGGTCGTGCGGAACAGTTTGGCCAGCGTCCCGAGCTTGCAGTTCGGCGCCTCGTCGGGGGTGATCACGCGCCGCGCCAGCAGCGCGGTGTCGACGACGGCGAAGTCGGGCCAGTCGTACCCGTGGACGAGGCTCTCGTGCTTGAGGAAGCCCATGTCGAACGGCGCGTTGTGCGCGACCATCACGCACCCGTGCGCGAACTCCAGGAACGCCGGCAGCACCGACTCGATCCGCGGTGACGTGGCAACCATCGAGTTCGTGATGCCGGTCAGGACGGCGATGAACGGCGGGATCGCCTCCGATGGGTTGACCAACGTCTGGAACTCGCCGACCACCTCACCGGCCCGCACCTTCACCGCGCCGATCTCGGTGATGCCACCCTCACCGGGCGGATTGCCCGTCGTCTCCAGGTCGACCACGCAGAACGTGATGTCGCGCAGCGGTGTGCCCAGGTCGTCGAAACTGTGCTGCACACCGCGGATCGGCGTGACTGGATCCGAGGCCTGCGCATGCCCTGGGCTGGTCATGGTCACGACGCTAAGAGCCGCCACCGACAATTCCGCAGGTGACACGCCTGCGAGTCGACTAGGCTCTCTGTATGCGTACACAGGCGATCACTGCGAATCGGGGTCACACGCCCGTTCGCTGTGGTCTGCGTCACTGGAGCACCAGCTGCCAGGTAGTCGTTCCAGCCGGACTGCGGACCGGTGACTGAGGCCGGCACCGCCGCGAGCTCCGCCGCTACGACTTTGCCTGAACCGGTCCGGCAACGCGTCCTGACCCTCGCCGCACACGCCCTCGGCCAGCTCCCCGCAACCGACATCCCGGCGCCGCTGCGCCGGTTCGCCAGCTTCGCGCCGGCGAAACGGGCCAAGCTGTCCGCCTCGGTGCTCGGTCCGATCCTCGAGACCGACGACCACTTCCGCAAGCTGACCGCCTTCGAGGTACGGCGGGAGCACCCGGAGCTCGGCGACGCCGTGGCCGACGGCGTACCGGTCCCGGCGGCCGACCCGGTCGAGGTCGCCGCCCTCGCCTACCTGCTCCGCCCGGACGACTGGGAGCAACACATCGCGGCCGCCGCCCAGGTACCGGTGGAGAACCCGCGCGCCGACGAGGAAGCCGTCCACCGGCTCGCCGATCAGCTCGACCAGGCCCGCACCGAGACTCGCCAGGTCCGCGAACGCCTTCGTGAACAGGTCAACGAGCTCAAGGCCGAGAACGTCACGCTCCGCCGCAAGCTGAACGAAGCACGCCAGAAGATCACCGGTCTGCAGACCGATCTCGAGCAGCGCACCAAGGAAGCCGAGACCGCCGACGAACGCGTCGACGCCGCCCGCGCCGAAGTTGAGCGGGAGCTGCGCAAGCTGCGGACCCGGATCACCGAGCTGGAAGCGATCGAGCACGCGGCCCGCCGTACGGCGGGACAGGAGCGGGAGCTCGCCTCGACGCGGACCCGGCTGCTGCTGGACACGATGCTGGAGGCGGCGAGTGGGCTGCGA carries:
- a CDS encoding DUF2510 domain-containing protein; the encoded protein is MSNPPAGWYPDPTGQPNTIRFWNGEKWTNQTEIEQEAIAEPAEPVQHEPVQHEPVRQEAVAGEAAGPGLRSVQESVQESVQESVQESVQEAQHEQPEAVDWWQPTPTPQLWDLEPADGTQTNGGPRLRAVTPDEPAQTPEPSAAERARATWGAPEIAPAPPEHWTQREVTDEELAAEQGTTAAGVPTVQAEEPAGSWTLKLAPSPNETTDAGQVAEPTEGWSDVSFTEQPRFAPTPKEEAQPGVPVADADVSDDPEVQAADAAEVAAQLQPDWGSQAEDPDDQQSSDQPSWGVEASDEVDLQTPDRPAAPLWTMPDADDATQEQPVPVQLWGDQPTQQQHAMQESGPWSPQATAETQNWQQNGQENGQPTADQQWGGQSWPVQQAGDQQSGNGWGPEPSWGESQQNHAPVQQNGPQPWGNGPAEQQQRGVQQNAGQHGGVQQGGVQQGGVQQGGVQQAWGEQQTPRAWGEDENEAWGGQTDLSTGVGTKKSKGSGGGRSGAKLPLIVGGGVALVLLIVLAVVLITGGGDDKKADPNPTGTPTQSTGSPTNQSTTKPGQSKNPKLHEGIGRISSDAISFPRRNPPWSDRKRLVQQLLNSSGQHIVLQENVNGADDWTADIFVGGLGTGSGFNGDPKATAATLSGQLRTTMYGSIPATYRTVANGAVKRTNKSGWFYQQTVTAKSAAVTDRVLTLTVAVFDLGDGTAVAYISGIPNNRPDLKAAESQAYKGINVG
- a CDS encoding Lrp/AsnC family transcriptional regulator, which encodes MVTAIVFIKADVARIPEVAEQVAAIEGVSEVYSVTGGLDLIALVRVARHDDLATVIPEHVNRVPGVLSTETHIAFRAYSSHDLEAAFSLGEEDGV
- a CDS encoding helix-turn-helix domain-containing protein, with amino-acid sequence MASELSAGLRSWRTRRRVSQLELAIRAGTTQRHVSFIESGRSSPGREMVIRLAESLQVPLRERNALLLAGGYAPAYDETPYAAPGLEAIRTALTTILEGHRPYPAVVVDRIGNLVRANHAFDVLTADAAAHLLTPPVNLPRLLLDPAGLAPRIVNLAQWSWHVIDALTREAAQYPSPSSDALIQELIAVIPPRPAPDHLGLAVPLQLRSPDGDLHLVTTLTRFGTAIDVTVSELRMEAFLPADEPTARALRGLDPTMLQRV
- a CDS encoding DEDD exonuclease domain-containing protein; its protein translation is MTSPGHAQASDPVTPIRGVQHSFDDLGTPLRDITFCVVDLETTGNPPGEGGITEIGAVKVRAGEVVGEFQTLVNPSEAIPPFIAVLTGITNSMVATSPRIESVLPAFLEFAHGCVMVAHNAPFDMGFLKHESLVHGYDWPDFAVVDTALLARRVITPDEAPNCKLGTLAKLFRTTTTPNHRALSDARATVDVLHGLFERVGSLGVQTLEDLQTYSSRVAPAVRAKRHLAETLPHAPGVYLFTDDRGEVLYVGKSKDLRTRVRSYFTASETRNRIGEMVGIATGVRGIECGTPLEAEVRELRLIAEHKPRYNRRSKFPERQHWLKVTVEPFPRLSLVKQVRDDDAGYLGPFSSRKTAERAMAALHEAFPIRQCTARMSKHPSLSPCVLAEMGRCVAPCDGRISMDSYGEFVAGLRTALTVDPTPVVEALDRRIDLLSADERFEDAAVHRDRLSAFVRSSARMQRMASVTGCAEICAARRTEDGGWELHVIRRGRLAAAGFTPRGTDPRPHLEMLRASAETVLPGIGPVAAASPEEIELILRWLELPGIRLVEMDGTWTCPVSGAGRHLTRLDNSHSDAHHHPTERRRHLRPLGPARVG
- a CDS encoding NYN domain-containing protein, with protein sequence MTEAGTAASSAATTLPEPVRQRVLTLAAHALGQLPATDIPAPLRRFASFAPAKRAKLSASVLGPILETDDHFRKLTAFEVRREHPELGDAVADGVPVPAADPVEVAALAYLLRPDDWEQHIAAAAQVPVENPRADEEAVHRLADQLDQARTETRQVRERLREQVNELKAENVTLRRKLNEARQKITGLQTDLEQRTKEAETADERVDAARAEVERELRKLRTRITELEAIEHAARRTAGQERELASTRTRLLLDTMLEAASGLRRELALPPGGELRPADTVAGSEPEAAPVGRTAPEDDPALFDELLALPQVHLIIDGYNVTKTAWPNSPLHSQRQRLVTALGALVAQRRVEITVVFDGAELSGPVQLNPPRGVRVRFSPAGVIADDVIRQLVRAEPPGRPVVVVSTDREVADSIIKLGARALSAASLISRIART